The Coffea eugenioides isolate CCC68of unplaced genomic scaffold, Ceug_1.0 ScVebR1_696;HRSCAF=1415, whole genome shotgun sequence genome includes the window GTTGGACAAGATAATCCAATAAGAAAACTACAAAGGTtgtcttaacaaaagaaaagcaaaatagAGAAATAAAAGATCCAAGCCGCAACGGAGCGTCATGGCTGCTCGGAACGAGGGTCTATTGCCTCTTCCGCTCCATGACGACCCTGTGAGGTACCAATATGGCCCTCCTCCTGATGAGGTGTCGGAGTACCAATATGGCCATCCGCTCCATGAGGACCCTGTGAGGTACCAATATGGCCCTCCTCCTGATGAGGACCCTGTGAGGTACCAATATGGCCCTCCTCCTGATGAGGTGTCGGAGTAGGCGACCGGCGGATGTTGAAGTGTTCTTCCATCGCCCGAAGACGGCGATCATGCCTGTCTAGTCGCTCCGTCATCCGTCTCTCCGTTTGATCGATACGCTCGACGACTCGTCCCTCCATACAGCAAATGGCATTTAGGAGCTCTTGCCATTTTGATCTCGGAGGAGGTGGCGGTCGAGGAACAGGAGGAGGAAGAGCTTGCTGCGCCTCCGCCTCTCGAGTTTCCGCTTGTGGTTCAGTGTGCGGAGGAGGCTGGGCGGAAGTCGATGCCTCTCCAGTGTCTCGAATGAGAGCAGCTCCAAAATCCGTAGGAATGCCCAAAGCTTTGAGTATAGAGGTATTAACCTCCTCGACAGACCTAGTGACGATAGCTCGCTCGGTTCCAAGAGGAACCTTGACCTTCTCAAAAATGAGGGATAGCAGTCTTGGAAACCCGAAGCAGGTCTCGCCGGCCCTCATGCGAGCTGTAGTCCGCATATAACTGATGATAATGCTGGGTAGAGGAATGCCGGTCAGCTGCGCACCTACACCATGCATCATCTTGTCCAAAAAGTAGAGATCACTATTGCGGAGCTCCcgttttccacttttttttggtACCACATTGAAGGCAAACAAGTAGAAGATTAGGTGGTACCTATGCTCGAATGAATCGGCGTAAACTGTAAGCTTCTTCGCAGTTCCTCTCTCTCTATACTGGCCCTTGAGGCGTCCAACTGCCTCTCCCACCTGCCAAGGGTCTCGCGCCTTGAACTCCTTCGTCAATTTGATATCTTGTCCTTCGTCTTTTAGTTTGACGAAGCATCCCAGTGTTTCCCGAGTTAGAGCCACTCTCTTGCCTCGAACCCACGAGACGATGAGATTGCCACTGTGGCTTTCTTTGTTTTCCACGTTGGCATAGAACTCCCGGACCAAGGTTGGGTAGTAATGCTTGGGAAGTTGTAAGATGTTCTCCCAACCAAGGCGCTTGAATGCTGTGGAGATGTGGTAGTGTGCATCCACTTCCGGTGCCAAGTGCTTCTCGATGATAATCTCCTTGTCTAAGCCGAATTCATACCATTGTTGGTTTTCAAGCGAGGTGAATCGAGTGGTATCGTAGTCCGGAGGTGGCTCGTCACGGCTAGTAGACGCGGTCTTCCGGCGAGAGCGAGGTGGCGGCTCTGGTGACGGAGATTCCTCTTCAGGTGACTCCTTATGCAAGGAAGGTGTGTGTTCCTCTGTCGACGAAGATGGAGGTGTCGGTGCTCGAGACCTTCTTGTGCGAGCCATAATACCTATACCAAAAGCAAGATGAACCTTCATTAGAAATCGTAGAAACTTGCTCACACGTattaaataagaatttaaaaaaatttcggcagagtttccccttgaAAAAGGGCTAAACTACCTGCcaacatttaccaaaaattcaagCAAAAAATCTACTTAAGACCTCACAAATACAATTCTCACATTGAGAATGAATATTACCAACAAGGTTGTCATGATACGCTAAATACTTCCAATACTTTGACAATTAAAACCATTTGTAAGAttggaataaaatttgaaagtaaaGTAGACTATCAATGACACTATGCTATAACATTAAGCTTCAACCATCAATTCATCGCAGCGTCAAAATATGCCTTACGAAAAACATCTTCAATTCAAACAATTCTCAACTTTTGGCACTTTGCTTCAAACCAATACATAACTACCCACTATACTTACCACAATTTATCATCAATTTGCATAAAGATGCACTTATTTCAAGCAAACAAATGCAAATTATacaccaaaacaagaaattgCAAACAAAAGTCTAGTGTGCTTTCAtgacaaaaattataaaatttctcACCATATtaacaaatttctcaaatctAAGCAAACAACCATAactaaatgtatatattatccCTAATGTAACACAATTGTATCAagaaatttcaacaaataaGCTTTTATCACAATTACtcaaaaactttaaaaattatGCAAAAATAGGAATTATAAAATCTCAAAAGAAATTgcaaattgttacctcaaatgtAAAGGAGGATGCTGGAGGATgataatgatgaaaaatgaggGAGAAACAAGTCCGATTTtacccacaaatcaaacaaaatcCGTGCGGCCCAAAATTGCCTTTTGAATATCAAAATCCACTTTTGATGATGTTTTGTGGTGAAATAGCTTACGGTTTATGATCATACAAGGGTTAGGGAGGTGTTTATGGTGAAGGATTGGAGATTTGATAGATTAAATAGAAGATTGGAGAAAAGGGATAGGGTTTCGGTGAGAAGAGGGAAGAAATATTTGAAAAGTGCAGAAACGAACCCTCGTTTCTGCTTTATCCGCGAACAGATCCGAGGTCGTATTTGTTCTTGTAGTCCTCGGATCCTACATGGCTCGGATCCACAAGTGCTGAAGTTTATCCGAGGTCTCGGATCAAACTGGAACTTGAATGATCCGGGCTCGGATCTactgttttaattttttccgCTTCAAACGATCCGCAGTCGGATCCTTCTGGGTTTTATAGGATACGAGCTCGGATCATCACAATTCTGCACTAATTACACCAACTGCAACTTTCCAAacattttctcccttttccgaCTAATTCCAAATAAGCTACAAAACTcatgaattttttgaatccACCAATCGCTATTTTAAATGCAAAAGAGGATTATTGTTAGTCTTACTGTTCTCGAGTGAAATGAAATTCACACAACTTTACAGCCAAGAAATCATAACTGTGACATATTTAGTGGTAGTcacttttaaatatttactaaAGTTAAGAAGTCCAAATACGTATTAATCAAACGTCggaaaagaatgaaggaaatgaGGTGGTTACTAACCTCGCATTTTGCAAATGCGAGGTATACAAGACCTTGCATTTGCTAAATGCGAGGTCAGCGTACCTCGCATTTAgcaaatgcgaagacccccaAGATAGAAAACCATACACAAAACGccccctttgtagaatttttttaaatttcatcataTTGTTAGAAATTTCTCTGGAATCTTTAGCAATAACCGGAACTTGCGAAAGCCGGCTACTTTGTCCATTCTGGGAGTATTAAGTTACTACAATTACTACAATAATTTCAGTTCATTGCAAATGCCGGAACTTGCGGATctttttccaaactttatctCCTTTCTAATGGAATTTGACTGAATACTCCAGTGGCAGAGTGGAATAGTCAGCATTAGCTTTAGCTGTTCAAGTTTTCATTTCAGTTTTCTCTATTGCTGCTGAAGAGCTGAGGGATCTGATCTGAAAGAGACAGAGATGGCCTCTGATATCATAGCTACAGTCTTGCGTGATCTAGAGTTGCTGGTGAAAGATTTTGGTGTAGAATATTTCAGGGTGTTGGACCTGAAGGCGGAGTTGAGACTTCTGAGGACCCTCTTTTGGTGTGCAAGAGAGTGGAACTACGATCTGTATTCCAAACCTGGTAACAACAATAATCTGGCATCTTTCTTGACTAGCCTTGAACCTGCAGTAGAGGAAAAGATTCTGGACTTGTATAATGATTGTCTTAGTGAAGAAAGATTCCGCGAACTGGGTTTGAATTCCCATTTGATCGGCCTGAAACAGGAACAGTTCTTCCCCTTGGAACAGGGAACGTACTCGTATGGTCGTTCTTATATGGGAGAAGAACGATTCAGCTATGATCAGGGTTTCATGGGGATGGGCAGCAATGCCTCTTTCAATCTCTTGAAGGGAAAAGATAAGTACTCTTGTGGTCTCGGAGGAGAGGGGGTCTGGACTTTCGATTGGGAGTCCAAGTTTGATCACAAGGTTGGCGAAATAAGAACCACTTGCATCTACAATTCGAAGCAAGAAATCAGCCGATCCTATATCAATTTGTTGGATTACTACAATTCATTGCAAAACCATTCCAGCTGGGGCCCAAAAATTATGGAATTCATCGACTTCCTGCTAGTGAATATAGAGGATGTCCAAACTTGGGTAAGAGTTGATGATCAAGATGTGCGAGATTTACTCGAAGCCCTCAAAGAGAAGGTGGCTTTCTTGAAGAACTTCATTCGCTTTGCAGAATGGCGAGGCTTTGAGTATGGGCAGTTGGAAGTTCTCTTCATGCGTTTACAAGTTGTGGCTATCGATGCAGCAGCAAGAGTCTTCCACATGTGGGCATTTTACCCATATGATTATAAAGAAGCACGGGATAATAAAATGCGGTTGATCTTTTCTGAGCTGCTACAAAAGATGGAGGCTGTTGATCCACAAATCCGTGAGACATACATCCAAGTCTTGCTATCTGGATCGCCACATGCTCGGACATTGGAGATAGAAGAGCATATACTAGGGGATTTTGTTGATTCTCTCCTATATCGGATTTGGGAAGGACTGACGCACAGTATTACTTGTGTGGTTTCTTTGGAGGATCAAATGCCAATTCTCTATGAGGGGCTCAGATTCTTGAGAACCATTCTCAAGAAGTACTTTGAGAAGTTGCCTAACAAAGTTAAGGATCTCATTCGAGCTGCTGTCAGTGAGGCAGGGATCGTAATTTGCTCACTATTTGTGCAAGGATTGAAAGAAGGCTTGGCCAAGGAAATGGATTCTGCACTTGTCAACCTGCTGGGAAAGATTAAGCTTATCAAGGTAGTAACATCAGCACTTATCTTTCCTAAGACTGATGAGCTTGGCTTTATGAACTTTTTTCTACAAAATCTCAAAGATTTGCCAAGTTGTAAGGTTGATTCAAATGTTTTTGCAAGCACTGAAATTCAGACAGTACTAGATGATCTTATATCCTTGAGATCCTTGTTGGAGAATAATCTGGAAGAACGTAATCAGGATGAAAAGCTTCAAGCTCTTTCCCGTCATGCTGTAGAGGTGGCGTACAAAGCACAACTTATGATTCAATCCTTAGTGGTCGGAAATGATCCTGATTATTCTCCAATGATATTTGGTCCACTCACAGaagaaattaattttattaaGATGGAGGCCTTGAAGATTGGTGACAATAGGTGTAGCTTGCCATCCCAAAAACCTATCAGGTCTTCCGATTCTTTGCCATCACAGGGTAGAACACCAGCAATCAACAAAGCTGTGGTGAGTTTGAATGACGAGGCAAAGAAGATAATTGATCAACTTGTAAGAGGATCAAAACAGCTGGATATCATTTCTGTTGTAGGTATGCCAGGACTAGGTAAGACTACTTTGGCCAGAAGTGTTTTTAATGATCCTTCAGTTACATGCACATTTCATAGTCATGCATGGTGCATTGTTTCTCAAGTATATACAAAGAAAGATTTGGTTCTTCAGATTTTGGGAGGGATTGTTCCTGAACTTTCTGATCAATATCTGAACAAGAGTGAAGTCGATTTGGAGGAAGAGCTCAAAAGGCGTTTAATGAAAAATAAGTATCTCATTGTTTTGGATGATGTCTGGGATGCTGACGCATGGAGTGGGTTGGAAAGATCGCTGCCCAATGATGCCAATGGAAGTAGGATCCTCTTAACAAGTAGACATCCTGAAGTAGCCAAAAAAATTAATCCTAACCGTGAGCCTCACCCCCTTCGCCAACTCACTGATGATGAGAGCTGGGAACTGTTACAAAAGAGGCTATCTTGCAGGGATAGCTATGATGAGAAACTAGGGAGGGAAATAGCAAAAAATTGTAAGGGATTACCCCTCACAGTAGTCATTGTAGCTGGAATTCTTTCGAATTCAGGGCAGGATGGTTGGGAAGAGATTGCAGGAAGGCTAAGCTTAAATACTCTTTCTATCACAGAACAGTGCATGGACATAATAAAGTTGAGTTACAGAAACCTACCTGATTATCTGAAACCATCCTTTCTTTACTTTGGTGCATTTCCAGTAGGCCAGGAGATTCCTTTTGGGAAGCTGATGAGATTATGGATTGCCGATGGATTTGTTCAAAAAAGTGATGGAAAGAGCTTAGAAGATGTGGCCGGGGACTACATCAATGATCTGATTGGCAGAAGCTTGGTTATGATCTCCAAAGAAAGATCCTTAGGAGGCATTAAAGCCTATCGTGTTCATGATCTGTTGCATGAGTTTTGTGTGGTAACAGCCAAAAAGGAGAAATTTTTGTCTTTGGTAAGTGGGTATGATGAGCTTCTCACCTTCAATGGGCAGTGTAATCAGCAACGGTTGTGCGTGTATTCTCTCCAAGAACATTTTGAGAGGTCAAGGATATTTTGTCCCAGTGTACGTTCTATACTATTCTTTCCTCTTGATAATGCATATGGACCGAAGCATTGTCGTCTCTTATTCAATCTATGCATCTTCAAACTTCTTAATGTGTTGAATTTGGAGCAAATCCATCTAGGATTTTGTTTTCCAAGTGAAACGCTATTGCTTGTTGAGTTGAGGTACTTGGCAGCTCAGGGTGAATTCGATTCGATCCCATCATCAATATCCAACCTCTCAAATTTAGAAACTCTTCTTGTCAAAAGTCATACTACAGCTGTATTGCCAGATACTATCTGGAATATGCAGAAATTAAGACATCTGCATGGTGATTTTAGCTTGCTTGGGTCTAGTTTGGCCACAGAAAACCTTGAAATGTCCTCTGCCTTACACAACTTAGAGACCTTTTCTGTCCTTAGGCTTTCTTCTGGGCAAAGCATTGAAAAGATACTGAGGAAGTTGCCAAACATCCGCAGACTAAAATGCAGACTCTTAGAATCCGGGAAATCTACTGGGGATTGCAACAGGACTGTGGCAGTGCAGTTTTTGAGTCGACTACAATCACTCCACCTGTCCTCATCATTTGGAAGAGTAAAGTATCATAGCGAGCTTCATTTTCCCTCGAACCTAAAGAAACTGTCTCTGTCATACTTGCATTCGAGTATAATTCCAGAACTGAGAGATCTATCCAATCTTGAGGTACTCAAATTACTTTCCATTCACTGTGAGGAGAATACTTGGGACATGGAAGAAGAATGGGAACTCCCAAAACTCAGATTCCTGAAGTTAGGATCCTTGGACATTGTGAGATGGACCAGCACAGGCGATCATTTTCCCTGTCTTGAGAAATTAGTGCTGCAGCAATGTCGCAAACTAGAAGAGATCCCTTCTTGCTTAGAGGTTATTGAACCTCTTGAAATAATTGAGGCGCGTCACTGTCCAGTCTTGGATAAAAGTTTACTTTGGAAGATTGAGGAGGAACAGAAGAGCTCAGGAAATTATGATTTCAAGATCTTTATCTTCCAGTGATACAAGACTATGGATGTTCTATTCAGAAGCAAGAATTCGCACGCACATGTCGCATAACATGTTAAGTGGTTGAATCTATTTATGTTTTTCATTGTTGACAGAGATTTGGCTATGAAATCAATGTACTAATTAATAAATGAAGTTGTGATGGTCACTTGTTACCAAGTTTAGTTCTTGTTTGAAGAAGGATGCTTTGTACTAATAAATGCATGACTGTGGTGGATTTTTGTGAATAAAGAATATTGCTGAGTGTTTCATCTATTAGCTTCTGTGTTTCACTTCAGTACCTGGCAATGGTTTCAGCTTAGGATAttctttgtttcttcattttcttgctacTTCTGATACTTTGAATTCGTTTTCTGTGCCTTCTGTAATGAAAGTGCAGTCACAGTGGAATTCTTCTATTGCTAGTGGTTTGACAATGAAGTTTTGAAATTGCTATTTCTGGTGGCCTTTCCTCATTTGCTCCAACAATTTCTCTTATGTTTGTCTGGATTTCTCTGTCTACACCAcaattttctccttcatttgtCTATATTTTGAAGTTCATTTCTCCAGAAGATGGACTAAAGTTGCAGAGCGAAATTTTTGGAATTGATCAAACTAGGAAGTGCTCATATGAAAGgcaaaaaattgaataaaaaaagggGGTAAGTTGAAGCAAAAACATTGAGACCAAACATTAGAGAAAAAGCATTTCCAAAGCAATAGTGAGTTGCTAATTAAACTTGCCAAAGTTTTTGACCAAGTATCCCAATACGTTTTACCACAAGGATAAAGtgaagataagaaaaaaaaaagtttataactttaccatttaggGTGACACAATTTAGAACACAAAAGTTATCCTTTTAGGTTGCAACTTTGAATTGTAAATGAGATACCAAAAAGTTACCacaaattgaaaacaaaaaagaaaaccatCCATAAAAAAATGTGATTCAGACGCAattccttcattatttcttcattGTGGCAGAATTTGACCAGATGTACAAAGTTTATCAAGTATAAAAATAATTACACAAAACGTAGAATCAATTTCGTGATGATTAATTTTCATTACATTTTGCCATAATTTTCAACCCTTCTTCAGTTATGCTTCCCAAATTCCCAGATTCCTCTTGCATATTTAGAGCCAATTCAGGATTGCGGTAATTTATAATAAAGTACTTTGTTTAATAGAATTGTTACAAAAAGTACTTAATAAATACTTATTTCTAGTGTTTGAGAGCATACTTGTATGataattttttgtaaatagtgCTGGTACTATAACTTGCTGGCTTTTTACTCATGAATTGGAACAAGGGTCAGCCGTGGAAATGGAGCTTGTGCTCTTTGCTTGGCTCGAAATAGTTACGCTTTTGACGCCCAAAATTGCAGACAAGTGCCCATTAACGTCAGAATTTGACTTTCCAAGACAAATGAGCCGGGCTTTGACGATTATCTCCTTGAAAATATGAAGGAACTACTAAGCTGCAAGGTTGAATCAATTGCTTTTGCAAAGGATCAGATTCAAACAGTGCAGGAAGATCTTGTATTTCTAAGATCTTTACTGGAGAGTATTGTGGAGCAGTGCAGCCTGGATGAAAAGCTTCAAGCTCTTTGGAATCCTGTTACAGAGGTGGGACACAAGGCTTGAGTTTGTCATTGACTCGTTACTGGTTGGAGACACTACTTATTCTTCTGCTATGTTACTTAGTAGCCTTAGAGAAGAAATCAAACATATTAAGACTGAAGCCTTGAAGATTTATGATGGTAAGAAGTATGGTGTTGCATTTCTCAAGTATCGTACGAAAGATATATTTCTTGAGATTCTGGATTGTATTGTTCCGAAGCTTTGTCATGAATATTTTGCAATGAATGAAGATGGTTTGGTGGAAAAACTCTACAGATGTTTGAAAGGAAATAGGCATCTCATCATTTTGGATGATGTTTGGGATATAGATGCAAGGAATGGGTTGGAAAGGTCATTTACCAATGATGCTAGTACTCTTGACAAGTCGACTTCATGAGGTGGCTTTGCAGATTAAACCCGATGGTAGACATTACCCTCTTCGCCAACTTAGTTATGATGAGAGCTGGGAACTATTGTGAAAGAAGCTATTTCCTGGACAAGCTTTTCCACAAGAACTATGTGATCTTGGAATCCAAATAGCTAAGAATTGTAATGGGCTACCTCTATCAGTTGTCATCATAGCTGGGATTCTTGCAACTATGGAGGAAGATGGTTGGGAAGCAGTTGCAGAAGGGCTAAGTTCTGATATTGTTTGTGGCACAGAgctgatagggtataatttgttagtaattttattattaattttcccttctatcccggacaaatattgtgttaattgctgatatttactcatatttggtatctggacccaatttcaggaatgaagcggAAAATTACCAAACATGAGgatttttttggagaaaattggGACTTCAAGCAAGTCGCAGGCCAGGGCCACAATGCTGAAAAGAATTGGACTCCTATTCCTTTATTGTTGTTGACCAAGAAGATTACAGAGAGAGAACTTCAAGGCTTGGGCCTTTGACTTCGGTAGGGACCACGGAGGAAAGAAAAAGGGCTTTGGTCCTTTTGTgctgaagaaaaggaaagcaacGTGGAGAGCAAAAAGGGACTAAGAAGAAATTGGGAGACTTGTGCCAATTGGTGGGGACCGCACATTAGTGTCACTTTCTTTTGACTTTTAAAAGGGGGCAACAACGTACAGAAGACGGCTGGCTTTTATTTTGATCTCTAGTTTTAGTCTTTTAGTGTAGCtttagtttttccttcttttgactggcctctgacacacgccaggtgttcgacaaaattccccaacgggaaaaataccttttattccttgcttcttAATAGAAAAAACAATGCCTTCGCAATTCattaattcgtgtggtgatttaattatgcggcgtggctaaatcttccatctagtcaagggtcaactcgacggcgcagtcccgaaaatctgtgagatctaattagttttcacgtgttcctttatttattaatatttgcacgttgccTGCTTgtattttcatgggattattttattaattggatgtcaagggcccgatgttcaatgtgatttattaatctcgtgccaatttagtcaattaaatccgtaattgtttgattgattaatattagtggcaactggtgtgtttacacattaggggaacgtgcaatctaatttaaataaccctcgtagcgtgttattggttagggctaggtttttctaatattaatgcaattgggaaattaattcctacggtcgtacctaggagtattttctggttaggggtgatcaatggtcgtaccttggttatcaataatttaaggaaaaattggtcgtcagactataactagcctattaataaattaagtgaacctctcctgcatcaatgatcggataaatggactgtgcctgaatagttgcatccttggctagaatttatttattcttgatttaattcctgctatattcgtgctagttaattatttatttttagttgaattgtttaattatttttagtttcattccggtAAAACCCCCCCCTTATCAATTGGACTTTAAGAAGAGACAaatatctccagtccctgaggagacgactttacttgccactgtctactatttttgccaactaattaattctggtatatcggattcagcaaactcttcgggaacagggtgaatcaagtaacccattgcacacctagagtccctgctccagtacctaggattaattattgacagctcttagtggtagctaggttctacattattattattattattgcacaggttgacgacctgtcaatttttggcgccgttgccggggactggcgttattatttgtttctttttaattttcattttttgctcTAATTTTTTGGTACTTTTCTAGTGTATGCCTAGGTCCTCTCGTGCAGGTGAAttgatttttgaccctgaagtagagaaaATCGCGCGTAGAACAAGGAAAGAaaccagacagctcagagaggagcactCCAGGGCTACATCTCAGAGACCTGAGCCCGAAGTTGAACCAGCAGATTCGTTTGGTGACACTTCAAGTGATTTTTGCCAAGAGAGCGTCGACATGGCAAACAcacaaacattaagggagttggctgctccaaaCTTGACCCAACAACCTCTTTGCATAACTTTTCCTCGCCTTAGTGAGAATGCAGCTTTTGAATTAAAACCTGGTTTAATACATTTGTTGCCTGTTTTTCATGGTCTGCCAGGAGAGGAACCCCACAAACAcatgcaggaatttgatgtggtgTGTTCGAGTATGAAACCTTCGGGAGTAACTGatgaacaaattaaattaagggccttccctttctctctcaaggatTCGGCAAAGGACTGGTTATACTGTCTACCTGCAGGCATTATCACC containing:
- the LOC113758769 gene encoding putative late blight resistance protein homolog R1A-3, with protein sequence MASDIIATVLRDLELLVKDFGVEYFRVLDLKAELRLLRTLFWCAREWNYDLYSKPGNNNNLASFLTSLEPAVEEKILDLYNDCLSEERFRELGLNSHLIGLKQEQFFPLEQGTYSYGRSYMGEERFSYDQGFMGMGSNASFNLLKGKDKYSCGLGGEGVWTFDWESKFDHKVGEIRTTCIYNSKQEISRSYINLLDYYNSLQNHSSWGPKIMEFIDFLLVNIEDVQTWVRVDDQDVRDLLEALKEKVAFLKNFIRFAEWRGFEYGQLEVLFMRLQVVAIDAAARVFHMWAFYPYDYKEARDNKMRLIFSELLQKMEAVDPQIRETYIQVLLSGSPHARTLEIEEHILGDFVDSLLYRIWEGLTHSITCVVSLEDQMPILYEGLRFLRTILKKYFEKLPNKVKDLIRAAVSEAGIVICSLFVQGLKEGLAKEMDSALVNLLGKIKLIKVVTSALIFPKTDELGFMNFFLQNLKDLPSCKVDSNVFASTEIQTVLDDLISLRSLLENNLEERNQDEKLQALSRHAVEVAYKAQLMIQSLVVGNDPDYSPMIFGPLTEEINFIKMEALKIGDNRCSLPSQKPIRSSDSLPSQGRTPAINKAVVSLNDEAKKIIDQLVRGSKQLDIISVVGMPGLGKTTLARSVFNDPSVTCTFHSHAWCIVSQVYTKKDLVLQILGGIVPELSDQYLNKSEVDLEEELKRRLMKNKYLIVLDDVWDADAWSGLERSLPNDANGSRILLTSRHPEVAKKINPNREPHPLRQLTDDESWELLQKRLSCRDSYDEKLGREIAKNCKGLPLTVVIVAGILSNSGQDGWEEIAGRLSLNTLSITEQCMDIIKLSYRNLPDYLKPSFLYFGAFPVGQEIPFGKLMRLWIADGFVQKSDGKSLEDVAGDYINDLIGRSLVMISKERSLGGIKAYRVHDLLHEFCVVTAKKEKFLSLVSGYDELLTFNGQCNQQRLCVYSLQEHFERSRIFCPSVRSILFFPLDNAYGPKHCRLLFNLCIFKLLNVLNLEQIHLGFCFPSETLLLVELRYLAAQGEFDSIPSSISNLSNLETLLVKSHTTAVLPDTIWNMQKLRHLHGDFSLLGSSLATENLEMSSALHNLETFSVLRLSSGQSIEKILRKLPNIRRLKCRLLESGKSTGDCNRTVAVQFLSRLQSLHLSSSFGRVKYHSELHFPSNLKKLSLSYLHSSIIPELRDLSNLEVLKLLSIHCEENTWDMEEEWELPKLRFLKLGSLDIVRWTSTGDHFPCLEKLVLQQCRKLEEIPSCLEVIEPLEIIEARHCPVLDKSLLWKIEEEQKSSGNYDFKIFIFQ